DNA from Verrucomicrobiia bacterium:
CGCAATCCGCAGGTAAAGGGGGATGCCCAAGGCGTTGTGAAAGGTTTTGAAAGGCCTTGCCGTCGCCCCTCCATAGAGGGGCTGCAGAATCGGGGTCTCCACTTCAAGGAATCCCTCTCCATCCAGATACTCCCGCATCGCCCGGTAGATGGCCGTCCGCTGGACAAAAACCTCACGGACGCCGGGGGTGACGATTAAATCGACGTACCGTTGCCGGTAGCGCAGCTCCACATCCTTCAGCCCATGCCATTTTTCCGGCAAGGGGCGGAGTGACTTGGCTAAAACTTCGAGACGCGCCGCCCGCACCGAAATTTCTCCCTTGTGGGTTCTGAAAACTGCGCCCGTGATGCCGACGAAATCCCCGACATCCAAATCATTAAGCAATTCATACTGCTTCCCCAAAACATCCGCCTTGGCGTAGATTTGAATCTGCCCCAAATCATCTTGGATATGAAAAAAGGTGGACTTGCCGTGCTCCCGGAACGACCGGATCCGCCCGGCGACTTTTACTTCTTTTTCTTCATGAGCGGCAAAGCCGGCTTTTATCTCCTCCGAAAAATGCGTCCGCTCAAACTTATGGGGGTAGGGGTTTATCCCTTTGGAGACCAGCCGCCCCAGCTTCTCCCGCCGGTGCGCCAAAAGCCCATTCAAAGGTCTTTCGTGTTGTTCTTGCCCCCTTGATTGTTCCGGCACTTCCGTCATAGACAGCGAATATTAGGGGAAATCCGAGGGGAGTCAAGAAAAACCACCCTCGCTGGAACACCCGCTCTTTTTTTGGAAACAAAAACGGGCCTTCCGGAGGAGGGGGACGGAAGACCCATTTTGCCTTGGGAGGAAAAAGGCCAAGCTTTATCCCGGGCGCAGCCGCGGGTTGAACTCAAAAACCTACGGGTTTTTCTCCTTCTTGACGATGGACAGAATGTTCTGCAGCGAGGTGGTGACGTTGGTCAAAACCTTGGAATAGCGTTTCAAAAGCTCGGTGTACTGCCAGCGCATCGAAAAGGCCTTTTCCGGGAATTCGAAAAGCTCGAGTAGCGTCCGTTTGTAAATCTCCTCCACGTATTTCAAGACATAAAACGGAAAGTCGGGAATGTTCGGGTCGGTCGTCTCCCCTTTGGCCAGCCGCTCCTTGTAAATCTCCACCCGCTCCAAAACGACTGTGCCGAAGCACCACGGGCTCATCACCACGGCCAGATTGCCGGATTCGGGGTAAAAGGCATAAACGGTTTTCAAAACCACGTCCACGATGACCTTGCGCGCCCGGTAATAGGCAATTGTTTCGCTCATCCGCGGGTCGGTGGCCGCGAGTTTGGCGTTCAGGGCCTCTTTTTCCTCCAGACAGCGCAGCTCTACCTGTTCTAAAAAGCGATAGTAATCGGCAAAATGAACTTTTACGTTTTCGTTGACGGAAAGGATGTAAAGCCCTGCTTCATCTTTCCCCACGCGAGGGTCTGAAAGGAAGCGCATTTTTTCCGGTGTGAATCCCGGCGCTATTCCGTTGGAAAGCATTCCCCATTTTCTCCTTTAACCCTCCGCTTTCTGCATTTTGCAACCGCTGTGCCACAGAACCGAATTTTGGAGACGAATATTCGACGGAAAAACCCCATTAAAAATTCCCGTTAATCAGTTGCGGATAAGCCGATTATGGTATGGGCGAATCCCCATACTTTTTCCGTCCATCCAAAACGGCGGAAATTGACGAGGAAGCGTCAAAAAACCGCTGTGCAAGGAGGCGCACAAATGTAGGGATGTATTGCAGTGCATCCTCATTCCCCCTCTCTGTATCGGAGAGGGGGTTAGGGGGTAAGGTCTGCTATAATTCTCAACCCCTTCAGCGTCAAATCCGCATCAACTTTCTGTATCCGCTTGGACAACCCGGTCACTGTTTTCGCCAGTCCCCCCGTGGCTATGACCTTGACTTTGGTGCGCAATTCCTTTTCAATTTCCATCACCATCCGGTCAATCCCCCCCGCCGCGCCAATGAGAATTCCGGATTGCAGGGCCTCCTCCGTTGAACGCCCTATGGCCTTCCGCGGCTTTTTCAAAGCCACTTTGGGCAAAAGCGCTGTCCTGCGCACCAAATCCGCCGAGGCGGTCTCCACCCCCGGCCCGATGGCGCCCCCCAGATACTCTCCTTTCTTGGTGACGACCTCAAACTTGGTCGCCGTCCCCAAATCGACCACAACGATGGGCCCGCCGTAGAGATAAAACCCCGCGATGGCATTCGCCAGCCGATCCGTTCCTAACTGTTCCGGTTTTCGGTAGCCGATTTTCAGTCCAACCGGCAGGGCGGCGGAAACCAAAAGCGGCTTTATCCCGAACCTTGTCTGGATGACCGTGGTATAAACATTGGTCAGGCGCGGCACTACCGAGGCGACTACGGCCTTCTCGAGGTAGGGGGTGCTTGAAAGCTTTTTTGCAAGAAAGGTGGAAAGCATTTCCGCACATTCTTCAACCGCCAGCTCCAGTCGGGAGCCGAACCGGTCGGAATGCATCAGCCGGGAACCCCGAAAAAGCCCCGCCGTTGAGGTGGTGTTTCCTATATCCAAAGCTAAAACAAGCCCGGCCATACGGCCAAAAAGCAGGGCCAGGCCCCCTTTGTCAAAACCTATTTGGCCCGGTTACCGGGCCCGTTTTATGCGCTTAAAACTGTTATATTAGGTGGCTGATATGAAAATCCCGTTCGCCGGCTTGATTCTCGTAATCCTTTTTTCCACCGCCCCGGCCCAGGAGCAAAAGCCAGCCAATTCATTGGAAACTTCCGGAAAGGCTGTCCAGCCCCCTCAGGCCAAGACTGCCGACTCTGCCGATTTCTATTTCAAATGGGCCAAAGCCCTTTGCGATTCCGCCAACTACCGGATGGCGGTTTTGAAGTTCAAACGGGCGGTCATCATCCGCCACAATTTCCCGGAGGCTTGGACCGAATGGGGGATCGCCCTGGCCAATTTGGGACGCACGGAGGAGGAGATTGCCAAGTACCAGGAGGCGATAAAAATCGACTCCACGTACGGCGACGCCTACTTCAACTGGGGGACGACTCTGGCCAACCATCAGCAGTTCAAGGAGGCAACCGAAATTTTTAAAAAGGGAATCGCCGCCGCCTCCAAATATCCCAAAAACTACGAGGGACTGGGAAAAGTCCAGAACCAGACCGGCTTTTATTCAGAGGCCATAAAGAGTTTCGAAAAATCGCTGGAGCTGAATCCCGCCAACCCTTGGGCCCTCTTCTGGCAGTCCGGCTGCTACGCCCGGCTGAAAAAGAAAGCCGAATCGCTGGCCGCCCTGGAAAAGGCGATCCAGTGGGGGGGGGATTTTTATAAAATGGAAGCCCAAAAAGACGGCGCCTTCAACTCGCTCTGGAACGATCCCGACTTCAAGAAAATAGTCGGCCTTTAAACCCGCAATAAGAACCGATGTCTCCGTTTCAAGTAATCTCCTCCTACGAGCCGAAAGGGGATCAGCCGCAGGCGATTGAGGCTCTTGCCAAGGGGATCCGGGAAAACCGCCGCTATCAAACCCTCTTGGGCGTCACCGGCAGCGGCAAAACCTTCACCATGGCCAAGGTCGTGGAGGCGGTGCAAAAGCCGACTTTGGTCATCTCCCACAACAAGACGCTGGCCGCCCAGCTCTACGGTGAGCTGAAAAGTTTTTTCCCCAAAAACGCCGTTGAGTTTTTCATCAGCTACTACGACTATTACCAGCCGGAGGCCTATGTTCCCCAGTCGGACACCTACATCGAAAAGGACACCTCGGTAAACGAGGATATCGACCGGCTCCGCCTGCGCGCCACCAGTTCCCTTTTGGAACGGGAGGACACCATTATCGTCGCCTCGGTCTCCTGCATCTACGGCTTGGGGTCGCCGGAGGACTACCGCGAAATGATGGTGTTTGTCGAAGTCGGCCAGAAAATCGACCGGGACAAGTTTTTGAAGATGTTGATAGATATCCATTACAACCGCAACGATTTCGAATTCGGCCGCGGCACTTTCCGCGTCCGCGGCGACGTGGTGGAGGTGCACCTGGCCTACGAGGAAAACGCCGCCCGGGTGGAGTTCTTCGGCGACGAAATCGAAAAAATCTCGGTCATCGATATTTTGAAGGGCGAAGTGCTGGAGGAAAAAAAGAAGGCCAGCATTTACCCCGCCAAGCATTTTGTAACCACGATGCCCAAAATCGAGCGGGCTGTAAAAACCATTGAGGAGGAACTGGCCCAACGACTGGAGTTTTTTCGTTCGCAGGGAAAGCTCTTGGAAGCCCAGCGGCTCGAGTCCCGCACCCGTTTTGACATCGAAATGATGAAGGAGGTTGGCTACTGCACCGGGATTGAAAACTATTCCCGCCATCTGGCCGGCCGAAAGCCCGGGGAAAGACCGTTCACCCTGCTCGATTTTTTCCCCAAGGATTTTCTCTGCATTATTGACGAGTCACATCAAACCCTGCCCCAAATTCGCGGTATGTACAACGGCGACCGAGCCCGCAAGGAGGTGTTGGTGGAGTATGGCTTCCGTCTTCCGTCGGCTTTGGACAACCGCCCCCTTTTCTTCGAAGAGTTTGAATTTCTGATTCCTCAGTTTGTCTATGTCTCCGCTACGCCGGGGGATGTGGAGCTGGAAAAATCGGAAGGGGTGGTGGTGGAGCAGATTATCCGCCCAACCGGACTCATCGACCCCAAGATTACCGTCAAGCCGCTCGCCCATCAGGTGGACGATTTGCTGGAGGAAATCCGCAAGCGGGTGGCCAAGGGGGAGCGGGTTTTGGTGACGACATTGACCAAACGGATGGCGGAGGACTTGGCCGACTATCTGGCGCAGATGGGAATAAAAGTACGCTACCTGCATGCCGAAATTGATGCCATCGAGCGCACCGAAATTTTGCGCGACCTACGCCTGGCGGAATTCGACGTTCTGGTCGGCATCAATCTCTTGCGCGAAGGGCTCGATTTGCCGGAAGTTTCCCTTGTGGCGATAATGGACGCCGACAAGGAGGGATTTTTGCGCTCCGACCGTTCGCTCATCCAGATTTCCGGCCGGGCCGCCCGGAACAAGGCCGGCGAGGTGGTGATGTATGCCGATGCCATCACGGACTCGATGAAAAAAGCAATTGCCGAAACCGGGCGCCGCCGAAAAATTCAGGAAGAGTACAACCGCGCGCACGGCATCGAGCCGCAGACCATTTTCAAAAGCAGGGAGGAAATCATGAAAGCCACCCTGTTTGCGGACTCCAAAACCCCGCCGGAAGCGAAGGAGGAAAAGCTGGACTTGTTCGAGCGGATGGAGCTGGAGGAACGCATCGCCGCCCTGACCCGCGAGATGAAGCGCCGCGCCTCCCAGTACGAGTTCGAAAAGGCCGCCGCCTACCGGGACGAAATCGCCAAGCTGAAGGCCCGGTTCAAAAAAACCGGCAAAAGAAGCTGATTTCTTTTTTCTTTCGTCGGGCTTATATTGCCTCTGGTGGTATGTTTTTGAAACGGATGCTATTGCTAAACTTCAACAAGCTTGTTCTTCTCCTCATCGGGGCCCTCCTCCTGATTTCGCTCTTCACCTCCGGCTGCGAAAAATCGGTAAAAGTCAGCTTCACCACCCGTGACATCATCCGCTTTTTAATCCGCGACAATCCCGGCATCTTTTCCAACTCCTTTCTGGACACTACGCGGGTCAATGCCGCCGGCAGCGATTTTTTCTTTTCCCGCAGTTTTACGGTCAAATCGCTGGACACCGTCATCACCTTGAACGATTTGGATACCATTTCGATCAGCCCCTTGAACGTCGTCCCCAAATCCCCCCGCGATGCCGGCGCCGAAATCATCGACACGTTGATCGGCCAGTTGAAAATCGACAGCGCGGGCAACCAAAAACCCGTCCGGAATTTCCGCCTCCCGGTGACCAAGTTCGGCTACTTTCAAAAACTGCAG
Protein-coding regions in this window:
- a CDS encoding type III pantothenate kinase, whose amino-acid sequence is MAGLVLALDIGNTTSTAGLFRGSRLMHSDRFGSRLELAVEECAEMLSTFLAKKLSSTPYLEKAVVASVVPRLTNVYTTVIQTRFGIKPLLVSAALPVGLKIGYRKPEQLGTDRLANAIAGFYLYGGPIVVVDLGTATKFEVVTKKGEYLGGAIGPGVETASADLVRRTALLPKVALKKPRKAIGRSTEEALQSGILIGAAGGIDRMVMEIEKELRTKVKVIATGGLAKTVTGLSKRIQKVDADLTLKGLRIIADLTP
- a CDS encoding tetratricopeptide repeat protein, with the protein product MKIPFAGLILVILFSTAPAQEQKPANSLETSGKAVQPPQAKTADSADFYFKWAKALCDSANYRMAVLKFKRAVIIRHNFPEAWTEWGIALANLGRTEEEIAKYQEAIKIDSTYGDAYFNWGTTLANHQQFKEATEIFKKGIAAASKYPKNYEGLGKVQNQTGFYSEAIKSFEKSLELNPANPWALFWQSGCYARLKKKAESLAALEKAIQWGGDFYKMEAQKDGAFNSLWNDPDFKKIVGL
- the uvrB gene encoding excinuclease ABC subunit UvrB, whose amino-acid sequence is MSPFQVISSYEPKGDQPQAIEALAKGIRENRRYQTLLGVTGSGKTFTMAKVVEAVQKPTLVISHNKTLAAQLYGELKSFFPKNAVEFFISYYDYYQPEAYVPQSDTYIEKDTSVNEDIDRLRLRATSSLLEREDTIIVASVSCIYGLGSPEDYREMMVFVEVGQKIDRDKFLKMLIDIHYNRNDFEFGRGTFRVRGDVVEVHLAYEENAARVEFFGDEIEKISVIDILKGEVLEEKKKASIYPAKHFVTTMPKIERAVKTIEEELAQRLEFFRSQGKLLEAQRLESRTRFDIEMMKEVGYCTGIENYSRHLAGRKPGERPFTLLDFFPKDFLCIIDESHQTLPQIRGMYNGDRARKEVLVEYGFRLPSALDNRPLFFEEFEFLIPQFVYVSATPGDVELEKSEGVVVEQIIRPTGLIDPKITVKPLAHQVDDLLEEIRKRVAKGERVLVTTLTKRMAEDLADYLAQMGIKVRYLHAEIDAIERTEILRDLRLAEFDVLVGINLLREGLDLPEVSLVAIMDADKEGFLRSDRSLIQISGRAARNKAGEVVMYADAITDSMKKAIAETGRRRKIQEEYNRAHGIEPQTIFKSREEIMKATLFADSKTPPEAKEEKLDLFERMELEERIAALTREMKRRASQYEFEKAAAYRDEIAKLKARFKKTGKRS